The segment TCATTCGTAAAAACCGAGATCTTCATTGCAAATCGTGTTATCGACGCACTCACAAACAATCGAGAAAATTAAGCCAAAAGGACTTCAGGTATGTCTAATTCATCAATGACGCGACCAGAGCGCATCGCCAATCTTAACTACGACTATGGCTCTAAAGAAAAACAATTTGTGGAAAATTGTCATCTTTGTGGAAACGATAACTGGATGGTCCTGACCCATCACGATCGCTATGGGTACCCTGCACAAACCACCTCTTGCACCACTTGTGCACTTACCATGCTCAATCCCAGAATGGGCAATGAAGGTTATGCTGAATTTTACGAAGGTGTTTATAGGCCATTGGTTAGCGCGTATCACGGTCGACTTATCGACGCCCAAAACATTATGGCTGAGCAACAAGATTACTCAGAAGAGATGGAACGATTTTTCAAGCCGTATCTCCAAGGTAGAGAAAGCTCGACTTTTCTCGACATCGGTGGTTCCACAGGCGTTGTGGCCCAACATTTCACCAAATGCTTTGGTCTTAAGTCTACCGTCCTAGACCCTGCACCTGATGAGATCGCTGAAGCCGATGCACTGGGCATTGAAACAGTAACCGCGCTTTTCGAAGAATGGCCCTGCGCCCCTAAATCGT is part of the Deltaproteobacteria bacterium genome and harbors:
- a CDS encoding class I SAM-dependent methyltransferase, with the protein product MSNSSMTRPERIANLNYDYGSKEKQFVENCHLCGNDNWMVLTHHDRYGYPAQTTSCTTCALTMLNPRMGNEGYAEFYEGVYRPLVSAYHGRLIDAQNIMAEQQDYSEEMERFFKPYLQGRESSTFLDIGGSTGVVAQHFTKCFGLKSTVLDPAPDEIAEADALGIETVTALFEEWPCAPKSYDIIGLFQTIDHLLDVKTAMAKIREIIKDDGLFLFDIVDFRAAYLKNWSVESATKVDHPYSFTEETTALLLKRVGFRPLRKAYSQDHHLVAYVCEPCAPQPDAKPDPREVAEFFREVRYVQNTAWKK